In Paraburkholderia bryophila, a single genomic region encodes these proteins:
- a CDS encoding GntR family transcriptional regulator, which produces MSNPVAQLVPPSPLPLYAQIKETLRTRILDGSYAPHSQMPSEHELCAMFGVSRITVRQALGDLQKEGLLFKLHGKGTFVSKPRAFQNVSSLQGFAEAMSSMGHEIVNQLRSFRVVEANRQVAARLKLDEGAPVVEIHRVRLLDREPVSLELTWLPEALGKRLANADLVTRDIFLILENDCGVPLGRADIAIDAMLADDEIADALRVEAGGPVLRIDRLTHDADGAPIDYEHLYFRGDAFQYRLRVDRDKTAGASDTVKRAVKHAVGRNATSRNATRTAP; this is translated from the coding sequence ATGTCGAACCCGGTCGCCCAATTAGTTCCGCCCTCGCCTCTGCCGCTCTACGCGCAGATCAAGGAGACGCTGCGTACACGCATCCTCGACGGCAGTTATGCGCCGCATAGCCAGATGCCCTCCGAACACGAGCTCTGCGCGATGTTCGGCGTGAGCCGCATCACCGTGCGCCAGGCGCTCGGCGACCTGCAGAAGGAAGGCTTGCTGTTCAAGCTGCACGGCAAAGGCACCTTCGTCTCCAAGCCCAGGGCGTTTCAGAACGTGAGTTCGCTGCAAGGCTTTGCCGAGGCGATGTCGTCGATGGGCCATGAGATCGTCAACCAGTTGCGCAGCTTTCGTGTGGTCGAAGCCAATCGCCAGGTCGCCGCGCGGCTGAAGCTCGACGAAGGCGCGCCGGTGGTCGAAATTCATCGCGTGCGTTTGCTCGATCGGGAGCCGGTGTCGCTCGAACTGACGTGGCTGCCTGAAGCACTCGGCAAGCGCCTCGCAAATGCGGATCTGGTCACGCGCGACATCTTCCTGATCCTCGAAAACGACTGCGGCGTGCCGCTCGGTCGCGCCGATATCGCGATCGACGCGATGCTCGCCGACGACGAAATCGCCGACGCGTTGCGCGTCGAGGCAGGCGGCCCCGTGTTGCGCATCGACCGTCTGACCCACGACGCCGACGGCGCGCCGATCGACTACGAACACCTCTACTTTCGCGGCGACGCGTTCCAGTACCGGCTGCGCGTCGACCGGGACAAGACGGCCGGCGCCAGCGATACGGTCAAACGCGCCGTCAAACACGCCGTCGGCCGCAACGCAACCAGCCGCAACGCAACAAGGACAGCACCATGA
- a CDS encoding succinylglutamate desuccinylase/aspartoacylase family protein, producing the protein MTTLHNEIDLDADGRHVGYLRLPHSVHRSAYGWIPIPIASVRNGEGPVVLLMGGNHGDEYEGQVLVSSLIREIEPQWVRGQLIFLPMANFPAAAAGLRTSPLDGGNLNRSFPGDPQGSPTAAIADYIENTLLTRAQYLIDLHSGGSSLLYDGANMLAIEPRDPEEEERLKALLAAFGLPRAFLHRPNPVHSATAARRQGALSILAELGGGGTVQASLLREARQGLLHLLGFIGLLSGPLVPDAPPSQTRFFSVSGSRHYVYAYDRGVYEPLVELGDQVVAGQPAARIHFPDTPLREPVTTFFAGAGQVVCKRVPAAVERGDCLFHLAEPV; encoded by the coding sequence ATGACTACCCTGCACAACGAAATCGATCTGGATGCCGACGGACGTCACGTCGGCTATCTGCGCCTGCCGCATTCGGTGCACCGTTCCGCGTACGGCTGGATCCCGATTCCGATCGCCTCGGTGCGCAATGGCGAAGGCCCCGTCGTGCTGCTGATGGGCGGCAATCACGGCGACGAATACGAAGGCCAGGTACTCGTCTCCAGTCTGATCCGCGAAATCGAGCCGCAATGGGTGCGCGGCCAACTGATCTTCCTGCCGATGGCGAATTTCCCCGCCGCAGCGGCGGGTCTGAGAACATCGCCGCTCGACGGCGGCAACCTGAACCGCAGTTTTCCCGGCGATCCGCAAGGCTCGCCGACCGCCGCGATCGCCGACTACATCGAGAACACGCTGCTGACTCGCGCGCAATATCTGATCGACCTGCATTCGGGCGGCAGTTCGCTGCTCTACGACGGCGCCAACATGCTCGCCATCGAACCGCGTGACCCCGAAGAAGAGGAACGCCTCAAAGCCTTGCTCGCCGCGTTCGGACTGCCGCGGGCATTTCTGCATCGGCCGAATCCGGTGCATTCGGCCACAGCGGCGCGGCGCCAGGGCGCGCTGTCGATCCTCGCGGAACTCGGCGGCGGCGGCACCGTGCAGGCGAGTCTGTTGCGCGAAGCGCGGCAAGGGCTGCTGCATCTGCTCGGCTTTATCGGTCTGCTGAGCGGGCCGCTCGTACCGGATGCGCCGCCGTCGCAAACGCGCTTCTTCAGCGTGTCCGGATCGCGCCATTACGTGTACGCCTACGATCGCGGCGTCTATGAGCCGCTCGTCGAACTCGGCGATCAGGTCGTGGCAGGGCAGCCTGCTGCACGTATTCATTTCCCCGATACGCCGTTGCGCGAACCCGT
- a CDS encoding fumarate reductase/succinate dehydrogenase flavoprotein subunit, protein MTTHVLDYDIVIVGGGTAGPMAAVKAKEANPGLKVLLLEKAHVKRSGAISMGMDGLNNAVIPGHATPEQYTREITIANDGIVDQEAVYAYAKHSFKTIEELDRWGVKFEKDGTGDYAVKKVHHMGSYVLPMPEGHDIKKVLYRQLKRARVAITNRIVATRLLKDAQGNVCGVLGFDCRTADFYVVRAKAVILSCGAAGRLGLPASGYLMGTYENPTNAGDGYAMAYHAGAALANLECFQINPLIKDYNGPACAYVTGPLGGFTANGKGERFIECDYWSGQMMWEFYQELQSGNGPVFLKLDHLAEETIQTIEQILHTNERPSRGRFHAGRGTDYRQQMVEMHISEIGFCSGHSASGVYVNARSETTVPGLYAAGDMAAVPHNYMLGAFTYGWFAGQNAAAYVAGREHAALDQEQIDAERARIYAPLERDNGLAPSQVEYKLRRMVNDYLQPPKVTRKMEIGLQRFAEIADDIAEIKANNPHELMRAAEVRAIRDCAEMAARASLFRTESRWGLYHHRVDYPQRNDADWFCHTHLRKDDAGCMVSEKRAVEPYVVALAETEVDSYRKLRIPDAESRPLADATV, encoded by the coding sequence ATGACCACTCATGTACTCGACTACGACATCGTGATCGTCGGCGGCGGCACGGCGGGCCCGATGGCCGCTGTCAAGGCGAAGGAAGCGAATCCCGGCCTCAAGGTGCTGCTGCTGGAGAAGGCCCACGTCAAGCGCAGCGGCGCGATTTCGATGGGCATGGACGGCCTGAACAACGCGGTGATTCCCGGCCACGCGACGCCCGAGCAATACACGCGCGAGATCACGATCGCCAACGACGGTATCGTCGATCAGGAAGCGGTCTATGCGTACGCGAAACACAGCTTCAAGACCATCGAGGAACTGGATCGCTGGGGCGTGAAGTTCGAAAAGGACGGCACCGGCGACTATGCGGTGAAGAAAGTGCATCACATGGGATCGTACGTGCTGCCCATGCCCGAAGGCCATGACATCAAGAAGGTGTTGTACCGGCAGTTGAAGCGCGCGCGGGTGGCGATCACGAACCGTATCGTCGCCACGCGTCTGCTCAAGGACGCGCAGGGCAACGTGTGCGGCGTGCTCGGTTTCGACTGCCGTACCGCGGATTTCTACGTGGTGCGCGCCAAGGCGGTGATCCTGTCGTGCGGCGCGGCCGGACGACTCGGCCTGCCCGCGTCCGGTTATCTGATGGGCACCTATGAAAATCCCACCAATGCCGGCGACGGCTATGCGATGGCCTATCACGCGGGCGCCGCGCTCGCGAACCTCGAGTGCTTCCAGATCAACCCGCTGATCAAGGACTACAACGGTCCCGCGTGTGCTTACGTGACCGGCCCGCTGGGTGGGTTCACGGCGAACGGCAAAGGTGAACGCTTCATCGAATGCGACTACTGGAGCGGTCAGATGATGTGGGAGTTTTACCAGGAACTGCAAAGCGGCAACGGCCCCGTGTTTCTGAAACTCGACCACCTCGCCGAAGAAACCATTCAGACCATCGAGCAGATCCTGCACACGAACGAGCGCCCGAGTCGCGGACGTTTTCATGCGGGACGCGGCACGGATTATCGTCAACAGATGGTCGAGATGCATATCTCGGAGATTGGTTTCTGCAGCGGCCACAGCGCCTCGGGCGTGTATGTGAACGCACGCTCGGAGACGACCGTGCCGGGTCTTTACGCTGCCGGCGATATGGCCGCCGTGCCGCACAACTACATGCTCGGCGCCTTCACGTACGGCTGGTTCGCGGGACAGAACGCGGCGGCTTATGTGGCGGGCCGTGAGCATGCCGCGCTCGATCAGGAACAGATCGACGCCGAACGCGCGCGCATCTATGCGCCGCTCGAACGTGACAACGGTCTCGCGCCTTCGCAGGTGGAATACAAGCTGCGTCGCATGGTCAACGACTATCTGCAACCGCCCAAGGTCACGCGCAAGATGGAAATCGGCCTGCAGCGCTTCGCGGAAATCGCCGACGACATCGCCGAGATCAAGGCCAACAATCCGCACGAGCTGATGCGCGCCGCCGAAGTCCGCGCAATTCGCGACTGCGCCGAAATGGCCGCGCGCGCGTCGCTGTTTCGTACCGAGAGCCGTTGGGGGCTGTATCACCATCGGGTCGACTATCCGCAGCGCAACGACGCCGACTGGTTCTGCCACACGCATCTGCGCAAGGACGACGCGGGCTGCATGGTCAGCGAGAAGCGCGCGGTCGAACCGTATGTCGTGGCGCTCGCCGAGACCGAAGTCGACTCGTATCGCAAGCTGCGCATCCCTGACGCGGAGAGCCGCCCGCTCGCCGACGCCACTGTCTGA